One part of the Cystobacter ferrugineus genome encodes these proteins:
- a CDS encoding ankyrin repeat domain-containing protein, producing the protein MRAWPIMAVVVLLSCKGESPRAVDDSDKPAKVQAGSTTSVADTKPGEPSGHSLVRAALASGDAEALKALVAQADEARVKELGLTEAHVAVLRNDRKQLAALLKDPARIPPSDSLGMGLLHYAALAAEPRTVDVLLDADGVVDPRNRADRTPLMLAAERGRADMVAHLLERGASVNAEDAGLRSALNLALEGSHNEVVSLLLEKGAVLSRRKLIAEAPEKLRPQLEQAHRRFLLRWAVDTGYLSRVAALVRQGATDARTEKLLQLTPFHLAAIENSPAKLEALAEKDAQLLERLHEEQRLSPLHWAALAGAEESTAWLISRSFDVHARASINGSELSAFDIAVQEGHVAVAQRLVAQGAVTGSVMPRVVFGEQMREVLSRASLNARLREAWAEGRLAEFPALLREGATPAALASSGPPTPLHWSVLRGEPLSSATEAELKAIAADAQGRSLLHYAALSSNGSVLGALLELHPDVNVRDARGATALHDAASVGDAAAIRRLVQAGADLNLSATGTLGDEKQELTPVMAATLRGNVPAVRALLDAGANLGFQNQHGNTALSLALCEEQVEVTELLLERSAPVEGKSRCWEKATRAAINAGEEELALKLVERWKEPPPKGPVQLLGLAARHNQAKLLRHLLSLSGVPRDEMRGELLLTAARNGARASVELLLEGGAPLVPAQVMERALQVAATAGHSEVAALLLERGADPMWKPEEGETAVVLMLAGGLEKALGVLAAKHPQRWASIQTDPSYLVPAIRGGQLELVRGYIEAGADPKGSAPNGGLLLAEVSTEAMASYLLDHGAWPDFKTRSAATGADAGSDSSGDSYWDPFSVAVRKARFDIARLLIRRGAQPSPAWISWFLDHTRPQQIMDGIWTRPRTQPEQFEQLRVLLQEPAWTQKDILQVMAHSAAVLCERLPIFEVLLERLSPEDIKSRSREVIARLAECRDTRALELLVGRGVELNALDGDGLNVLENALRRSAHRAPWVLLRLGVRAIPAREDKLTYVWHALHADLHDVARELLDRIALDGALDDAKDPDELLLMAMRLGASDAAARLIAQGGNPHEEGNNDDTALSYALQYGWRWGAELLIQLNASDPKARALDMLVKAEDWSLARQLAIHGGVPSSALAYRLEESHLMGILRHFVLSRPERLDGDARSTLLSHATRENDLELLRLLLVRLGADGDLPLNPLLLHTAVPESKLAIVELLVEHGADVNADGPDCSSPLREARDRKSPEGRRIAKYLESRGATIRECEGPGPQ; encoded by the coding sequence ATGCGTGCATGGCCTATCATGGCCGTGGTGGTGCTGCTCTCGTGCAAGGGCGAGAGCCCCCGCGCTGTCGACGATTCGGACAAGCCCGCCAAGGTGCAGGCGGGCTCCACGACATCCGTGGCGGACACGAAGCCGGGTGAGCCGAGTGGTCATTCTCTCGTACGAGCCGCGCTCGCGAGCGGAGATGCCGAGGCACTGAAGGCGCTCGTGGCCCAGGCGGATGAGGCGCGGGTAAAAGAGCTCGGGCTCACCGAGGCCCATGTCGCGGTCCTCCGCAATGATCGCAAGCAGCTCGCCGCTCTGTTGAAGGACCCGGCACGAATCCCGCCCTCGGATTCGCTGGGAATGGGGCTCCTCCACTACGCCGCCCTCGCCGCCGAGCCCAGAACAGTGGATGTGCTGCTCGACGCGGATGGTGTTGTCGATCCGCGCAACCGAGCGGATCGCACTCCACTCATGCTCGCGGCCGAGAGAGGGCGCGCGGACATGGTGGCGCACCTGCTCGAACGGGGGGCCTCGGTGAACGCGGAGGACGCTGGGCTTCGCTCCGCGCTCAATCTCGCACTCGAGGGCAGCCACAACGAGGTGGTGTCCCTTCTGCTGGAAAAGGGCGCGGTGCTCTCCCGGCGCAAGCTCATCGCCGAGGCTCCCGAGAAGCTCCGTCCCCAGTTGGAGCAGGCCCACCGGCGCTTCTTGTTGCGCTGGGCGGTGGACACGGGATACCTCTCGCGTGTCGCAGCGCTCGTGCGCCAGGGCGCGACCGACGCGCGGACCGAGAAGCTGCTCCAACTCACCCCCTTCCACCTCGCGGCCATCGAGAACTCGCCCGCGAAGCTCGAGGCCCTCGCGGAGAAGGACGCGCAACTGCTCGAGCGGCTGCACGAGGAGCAGCGCCTCTCGCCGCTGCACTGGGCCGCGCTCGCGGGCGCGGAAGAGAGCACGGCCTGGCTCATCTCGAGAAGCTTCGACGTGCATGCCCGGGCGAGCATCAACGGTTCGGAACTCTCCGCCTTCGATATCGCCGTCCAGGAGGGCCATGTCGCCGTGGCCCAGCGACTCGTTGCCCAGGGAGCGGTCACCGGCTCGGTGATGCCTCGTGTGGTTTTCGGTGAGCAGATGCGTGAGGTGCTCTCCCGTGCCTCTCTCAATGCCCGGTTGCGCGAGGCCTGGGCGGAAGGACGGCTCGCCGAGTTTCCGGCCCTCCTGCGCGAGGGGGCCACCCCCGCGGCCCTGGCGAGCAGTGGCCCGCCGACTCCCCTTCATTGGAGCGTGCTGCGAGGAGAGCCTCTCTCGTCCGCGACCGAGGCCGAGCTGAAGGCGATCGCGGCGGATGCCCAGGGCCGCTCGTTGCTGCACTACGCCGCCCTGTCTTCCAACGGCTCCGTCCTCGGGGCGCTGCTGGAACTCCACCCGGACGTCAACGTCCGCGACGCGCGCGGTGCGACGGCGCTCCATGACGCCGCCTCCGTCGGGGATGCGGCCGCGATCCGCCGGCTCGTTCAGGCCGGGGCGGACCTCAACCTCTCCGCGACCGGCACCCTGGGTGACGAGAAACAAGAGCTCACCCCAGTGATGGCCGCCACACTCCGGGGGAATGTCCCCGCGGTGCGCGCGCTCCTCGATGCCGGAGCGAACCTCGGCTTCCAGAATCAGCACGGCAATACCGCGCTCTCGCTCGCGTTGTGTGAGGAGCAGGTGGAGGTCACCGAACTCCTGCTAGAGCGCAGCGCGCCGGTCGAGGGAAAATCCCGGTGCTGGGAGAAGGCCACCCGCGCGGCCATCAACGCGGGCGAGGAGGAACTGGCGCTGAAACTCGTGGAGCGCTGGAAGGAGCCCCCTCCAAAGGGTCCTGTCCAATTGCTTGGGCTCGCCGCGCGCCACAACCAGGCCAAGCTTCTGCGCCACCTCCTCTCCCTGTCTGGCGTCCCGAGGGACGAGATGCGTGGGGAATTGCTCCTCACCGCCGCCAGGAATGGCGCGCGGGCGAGTGTCGAACTGCTTCTCGAGGGGGGGGCTCCGCTGGTTCCAGCTCAGGTGATGGAACGGGCGCTTCAGGTCGCCGCCACGGCTGGGCACTCCGAGGTGGCGGCGCTGTTGCTCGAGCGCGGCGCGGACCCCATGTGGAAGCCGGAGGAGGGAGAGACGGCGGTGGTGCTGATGCTCGCCGGCGGGCTCGAGAAGGCCCTCGGTGTGCTCGCGGCGAAGCACCCCCAGCGATGGGCCTCCATCCAGACCGATCCGAGCTATCTGGTGCCGGCGATTCGGGGGGGGCAGTTGGAACTCGTCCGCGGCTACATCGAGGCAGGCGCCGATCCGAAGGGCTCCGCCCCCAATGGCGGGTTGCTGCTGGCCGAAGTGAGTACCGAGGCGATGGCCAGCTACCTGCTCGATCACGGCGCCTGGCCGGACTTCAAGACCAGGTCGGCCGCGACCGGTGCCGATGCGGGAAGTGACTCGAGTGGCGACTCCTATTGGGACCCCTTCAGCGTCGCGGTGCGCAAGGCCCGGTTCGACATCGCGCGGCTGTTGATCCGGCGTGGCGCCCAGCCCTCTCCCGCCTGGATCTCCTGGTTTCTCGACCACACCCGGCCACAGCAGATCATGGATGGCATCTGGACCCGGCCCAGGACGCAGCCCGAGCAGTTCGAGCAATTGCGCGTCCTGCTGCAAGAGCCCGCGTGGACACAGAAGGACATCCTCCAGGTGATGGCGCACTCCGCCGCGGTCTTGTGCGAGCGCCTCCCCATCTTCGAGGTCCTCCTCGAGCGTCTGTCGCCAGAGGACATCAAGAGCAGGTCACGTGAGGTCATCGCCAGACTCGCCGAATGTCGCGATACCCGTGCGCTGGAACTCCTCGTCGGACGAGGCGTGGAGCTCAACGCGCTTGATGGGGACGGATTGAACGTGCTCGAAAATGCCCTGAGGCGTTCGGCCCACAGGGCCCCGTGGGTGCTCCTGCGCCTGGGGGTCCGGGCCATACCCGCCAGGGAGGACAAGCTGACGTACGTGTGGCACGCTCTTCACGCTGACCTTCACGACGTGGCGAGGGAGTTGCTTGATCGCATCGCCCTGGACGGCGCTCTCGACGACGCGAAGGACCCTGACGAGCTGCTGCTGATGGCGATGCGGCTCGGAGCCTCCGATGCCGCCGCACGGCTCATCGCCCAGGGGGGCAACCCCCACGAAGAGGGAAACAACGACGACACAGCCCTCTCCTACGCGCTCCAGTATGGCTGGCGGTGGGGAGCGGAACTCCTCATCCAGCTCAACGCCTCCGACCCGAAGGCCCGGGCACTCGACATGCTGGTGAAGGCAGAGGACTGGTCTCTCGCCAGACAGCTTGCCATCCACGGTGGTGTTCCCTCCAGCGCGCTTGCCTATCGCCTGGAAGAGTCACACCTGATGGGGATCCTTCGGCATTTCGTGCTGAGCCGCCCCGAGCGCCTCGATGGGGATGCCCGAAGCACGCTCCTGAGCCACGCAACGAGGGAGAACGACCTCGAATTGCTGCGCCTGCTCCTCGTTCGCCTGGGTGCGGATGGTGACCTGCCGCTCAATCCCCTGCTCCTCCACACGGCGGTTCCCGAATCGAAGCTGGCCATCGTTGAACTCCTCGTGGAGCACGGCGCGGACGTCAACGCCGATGGTCCCGACTGTTCGAGCCCCCTGCGGGAGGCACGCGACCGCAAAAGCCCCGAGGGACGGAGGATTGCCAAGTACCTCGAGAGTCGGGGCGCCACCATCCGGGAGTGCGAGGGTCCCGGGCCTCAGTGA
- the recG gene encoding ATP-dependent DNA helicase RecG → MGGEQGAVYTEHLDKTVNHPLASLVGPMRYACRSDFAHLSTVKNLRVLLESALAGATGVDAEALRHLRAALPHVDHPTLERRKDALRGVVAGLRLSGVPLPEELAQVATVPVRPGEGPGRLKSGLVPAWKSTEPLRGAPEPRNTPPPRPPEPGRPPAARPSPPVVASPAARPASATPPPSAARPPPPSKGSAPVPPADDKAPARRKKKRVAKGQEESRAEAKLLSIAPRSGPLAIPLKTMGKKLGPRLLAALNKKGLRRVGDILFLLPRCYEDRRKLQTISELMPGERGVTVGVVKVADFVPSRTGGKRMFRAVVADRTGSIAATYFNAGPWLQQRFPVGKRLVLSGEVRASLSGREMSHPEIEPAEDLEVSSVHFNRIVPVYPGFERGDQRSFRELASVVSESYAIHVEEPLPATLREKLELMTLPEALRAIHFPAGNAEPEMLDKHLSPAHRRLAFDELFFLQLGMGLKRQGKKTEKGIAFDVSAARLAEARAALPFELTGAQKRVIEEIAQDMGHDEPMNRLVQGDVGSGKTAVAVVSALVALRDGYQVAVMAPTEILAEQHERTFRRLLEPLGFKVGLVSASGTAKKKREVREAVARGEIHLAVGTHALIQEGIAFDKLGFVVIDEQHRFGVLQRHMLMSKGVFPDVLVMTATPIPRTLAMTLYGDLDVSVIDELPPGRTPVKTRVFNDKQRARVYEAVAAEVAKGHQAYVVYPLVEESEKLDLEDATRGVDKLRQVFPGVEVGLLHGRMKPEEKDAVMDAFRAGQIQILVCTTVVEVGVDVPNASVMAIESAERFGLSQLHQLRGRVGRGAAESYCFLVANLARSSLESSERLGVMEHSSDGFVIAEKDLEIRGPGEFLGTRQSGLPELAVANLARDGDLISLAQQEARAILARDSQLRAPEHQGLVKALEERWEGRLALARVG, encoded by the coding sequence ATGGGCGGCGAGCAGGGCGCGGTTTACACTGAACATTTGGACAAGACCGTGAACCATCCGCTCGCCAGCCTCGTTGGACCCATGCGGTACGCCTGCCGGAGTGATTTCGCCCACCTGTCCACGGTGAAGAACCTGCGCGTCCTCCTGGAGAGCGCGCTCGCGGGAGCCACCGGGGTGGACGCGGAGGCGCTCCGGCACCTGCGCGCCGCGCTGCCCCACGTCGATCATCCCACCCTGGAGCGGCGCAAGGACGCCCTGCGCGGCGTGGTGGCCGGCCTGCGCTTGAGTGGCGTCCCCCTCCCCGAGGAGCTCGCCCAGGTGGCCACCGTCCCGGTGAGGCCAGGGGAGGGGCCCGGCAGGCTGAAGTCCGGGCTCGTGCCCGCCTGGAAGTCCACCGAGCCCCTGCGTGGCGCCCCGGAGCCCCGGAACACGCCGCCCCCTCGGCCGCCCGAGCCCGGGCGTCCCCCGGCGGCGCGGCCTTCCCCTCCGGTGGTGGCTTCCCCCGCGGCACGGCCTGCCTCCGCCACGCCGCCTCCCTCCGCGGCGCGCCCTCCTCCGCCCTCCAAGGGGAGCGCGCCCGTGCCTCCCGCCGACGACAAGGCGCCCGCCCGGCGCAAGAAGAAGCGGGTGGCCAAGGGCCAGGAAGAGTCGCGCGCCGAGGCGAAGCTGTTGTCCATCGCTCCGCGCTCGGGGCCGCTGGCCATCCCCCTCAAGACGATGGGCAAGAAGCTCGGCCCCCGGCTGCTGGCGGCGCTCAACAAGAAAGGCCTGCGTCGGGTGGGGGACATCCTCTTCCTGCTGCCGCGCTGCTACGAGGACCGGCGCAAGCTGCAGACCATCTCCGAGCTGATGCCGGGAGAGCGCGGCGTGACGGTGGGCGTGGTGAAGGTGGCGGACTTCGTGCCGAGCCGCACCGGCGGCAAGCGCATGTTCCGCGCCGTGGTGGCGGACCGCACGGGGAGCATCGCCGCCACGTACTTCAACGCCGGCCCCTGGCTCCAGCAGCGCTTCCCCGTGGGCAAGCGCCTGGTGCTCTCGGGCGAGGTGCGCGCCTCCCTGTCCGGCCGTGAGATGTCCCACCCGGAGATCGAGCCCGCGGAGGACCTCGAGGTGTCCTCGGTGCACTTCAACCGCATCGTCCCCGTGTACCCGGGCTTCGAGCGGGGCGACCAACGCTCGTTCCGCGAGCTGGCCTCGGTGGTGAGCGAGTCCTATGCGATCCACGTGGAGGAGCCGCTGCCGGCGACCCTGCGCGAGAAGCTGGAGCTGATGACGCTGCCCGAGGCGCTGCGGGCCATCCACTTCCCGGCGGGCAACGCGGAGCCGGAGATGCTGGACAAGCACCTGAGCCCGGCCCACCGGCGTCTGGCGTTCGACGAGCTCTTCTTCCTGCAACTGGGCATGGGGCTCAAGCGCCAGGGCAAGAAGACGGAGAAGGGGATTGCCTTCGACGTGTCGGCCGCGCGTCTGGCCGAGGCGCGCGCGGCGCTGCCCTTCGAGCTCACCGGGGCGCAGAAGCGCGTCATCGAGGAGATCGCCCAGGACATGGGCCACGACGAGCCGATGAACCGGCTGGTGCAGGGCGACGTGGGCTCGGGCAAGACGGCGGTGGCGGTGGTGTCCGCGCTCGTGGCGCTGCGCGATGGCTACCAGGTGGCGGTGATGGCGCCCACGGAGATCCTCGCCGAGCAGCACGAGCGCACCTTCCGCAGGCTGCTCGAGCCGCTGGGCTTCAAGGTGGGCCTGGTGAGCGCGTCGGGGACGGCGAAGAAGAAGCGCGAGGTGCGCGAGGCCGTGGCGCGCGGGGAGATCCACCTGGCGGTGGGCACGCATGCCCTCATCCAGGAGGGCATCGCCTTCGACAAGCTCGGCTTCGTGGTGATCGACGAGCAGCACCGCTTCGGCGTGCTCCAGCGCCACATGCTCATGAGCAAGGGCGTGTTCCCGGACGTGCTGGTGATGACGGCCACGCCCATCCCCCGCACGCTGGCCATGACGCTGTATGGGGATTTGGACGTCTCCGTCATCGACGAGCTGCCCCCGGGCCGCACGCCGGTGAAGACGCGCGTCTTCAATGACAAACAACGCGCGCGTGTCTACGAGGCCGTGGCGGCCGAGGTGGCCAAGGGCCATCAGGCCTACGTCGTGTATCCGCTCGTGGAGGAGTCGGAGAAGCTGGACCTGGAGGACGCCACGCGGGGCGTGGACAAGCTGCGGCAGGTCTTCCCCGGCGTGGAGGTGGGGCTGCTCCACGGGCGCATGAAGCCCGAGGAGAAGGACGCGGTGATGGACGCCTTCCGGGCGGGACAGATCCAGATCCTCGTGTGCACCACGGTGGTGGAAGTGGGCGTGGACGTGCCCAACGCGTCGGTGATGGCCATCGAGTCCGCCGAGCGCTTCGGCCTGTCCCAGCTCCACCAGCTCCGGGGCCGCGTGGGCCGTGGCGCGGCGGAGAGCTACTGCTTCCTCGTGGCCAATCTGGCGCGCTCCTCGCTGGAGTCCTCGGAGCGGCTGGGCGTCATGGAGCACAGCAGCGACGGCTTCGTCATCGCGGAGAAGGACCTGGAGATCCGCGGCCCGGGGGAGTTCCTCGGCACGCGCCAGAGCGGTCTGCCCGAGCTCGCGGTGGCCAACCTCGCCCGGGATGGAGATTTGATCTCGCTCGCGCAGCAGGAGGCGCGCGCCATCCTCGCCCGGGACTCCCAGCTCCGGGCCCCCGAGCACCAGGGCCTGGTCAAGGCGCTCGAGGAGCGCTGGGAGGGCCGGCTCGCCCTGGCCCGCGTTGGTTAG